A DNA window from Pontiella agarivorans contains the following coding sequences:
- a CDS encoding anaerobic ribonucleoside-triphosphate reductase activating protein, whose amino-acid sequence MTSSVYAYLEKPSMVDFPGKFSAVFFTSGCNFRCGFCHNASLMGRKRSGIDQEALELACTKFKHNWVNGAVITGGEPTLADDLPQLIELMKKYGFAVKLDTNGSNPGKLREVLPLVDYVAMDVKTGLSGYRKLVHFPDLGKISESIELIKAEAKDYEFRTTVIESLHTDALMDEVADVIAGSKRMALQAFIPRDNLPDKKFTVLPRTPSSRLQELKDRMAGCADEILLRGA is encoded by the coding sequence ATGACTTCATCGGTATATGCCTACCTCGAAAAACCCTCTATGGTAGATTTCCCCGGAAAATTCTCCGCGGTTTTTTTCACCAGCGGCTGTAACTTCAGATGCGGCTTCTGCCACAACGCTTCGCTCATGGGCCGAAAACGTTCCGGCATCGACCAGGAGGCCCTCGAACTCGCCTGCACAAAATTTAAACACAACTGGGTCAACGGAGCCGTCATTACCGGCGGCGAACCCACCTTGGCCGACGATCTTCCGCAACTGATCGAACTCATGAAAAAATATGGCTTTGCGGTCAAACTCGACACCAACGGTTCCAACCCCGGAAAACTGCGCGAGGTGCTGCCTCTGGTGGATTACGTGGCAATGGATGTCAAAACCGGTCTTTCGGGGTATCGCAAACTGGTACACTTTCCAGACCTTGGAAAAATCAGCGAATCCATTGAACTCATCAAAGCCGAAGCCAAAGATTACGAATTCCGCACCACCGTCATCGAATCTTTACACACCGATGCCCTGATGGACGAAGTCGCCGATGTCATCGCCGGCTCCAAACGTATGGCTCTTCAGGCTTTTATTCCGCGCGACAACCTGCCCGACAAAAAATTCACCGTCCTCCCCCGCACCCCCTCCTCCCGCCTCCAGGAACTCAAAGACCGGATGGCCGGATGCGCCGACGAAATACTCCTGCGCGGGGCGTGA
- a CDS encoding ATP-binding protein — MSLSTYHSKLTLENLRLSPENQYLERKGRDTKPTKIANELIGMLNAGGGTLVYGIADDGTIEDLAHVGGLLPNEPTKLDAYRKLVHEFIKPPANIQLEEIYLESGELIFLFHVDQDYERVFQRSDNEEVYLRVADSNNKLNRDEVKKLEYDKAIRSFEDEIRLDFDPLDLDRNACEDYRTTMSYEGSFEDLAIKRNLAIRREGQVLYKNASILLFSTDPEKYIPNASVRYVRHEGMERKSGSAFNVVKDVRLESSIPKLIQELETFMEASLRDYYYLNMDTGKFHRLPEFPKEAWLEGIVNALCHRSYNLQGNPVMIRHFDDRLEISNSGPLPAQVTVENIAHERYSRNPRIARALADMGYVRELNEGVPRIYSSMQEVMLAKPEYTDTHNTVTLTLRNKVSDHKETILGEVLDQVSSMWKSFNPSQKQIISILFECQEATVDQLEDSMELTKQSVRYNLRYLLKIGVLERVSEKERDPQAIYRFRSG; from the coding sequence ATGTCCCTGTCCACATACCATTCAAAACTGACGCTCGAAAATCTACGGCTCAGCCCCGAAAACCAATATCTGGAACGTAAGGGCCGGGATACCAAACCGACTAAGATTGCCAATGAACTGATCGGCATGCTGAACGCCGGCGGGGGAACGCTGGTTTATGGAATTGCGGATGACGGAACCATTGAGGATCTGGCGCATGTAGGCGGACTGCTGCCGAACGAACCGACCAAGCTGGATGCCTATCGCAAACTGGTTCACGAATTCATCAAGCCTCCAGCCAATATTCAGCTGGAGGAAATCTATCTGGAAAGCGGCGAGCTGATCTTCCTCTTCCATGTAGACCAGGATTATGAACGGGTTTTCCAGCGCTCGGACAATGAAGAAGTCTATCTGCGCGTAGCTGACAGCAATAATAAGCTTAACCGGGATGAAGTCAAAAAGCTGGAATACGACAAGGCCATACGCTCTTTCGAGGACGAGATTCGCCTGGATTTCGATCCGCTGGATTTGGATCGAAATGCCTGCGAAGACTATCGCACTACCATGAGTTATGAGGGCTCTTTTGAAGATTTGGCCATCAAACGCAATTTGGCTATCCGACGCGAAGGTCAAGTGCTTTATAAAAACGCTTCCATTCTTTTATTTTCCACCGACCCTGAAAAATATATTCCCAACGCATCTGTACGCTATGTTCGTCATGAAGGAATGGAACGAAAGTCCGGATCGGCATTCAATGTGGTTAAGGATGTCCGGCTTGAAAGCAGCATTCCAAAACTGATTCAGGAACTTGAAACCTTCATGGAGGCGTCGCTCCGGGACTATTACTACTTAAATATGGATACAGGGAAATTCCATCGACTTCCGGAATTTCCCAAGGAGGCATGGCTGGAAGGCATTGTGAATGCCCTATGCCACCGCTCCTACAATCTGCAGGGAAACCCGGTCATGATCCGGCATTTTGACGACCGTCTGGAAATCTCCAACAGCGGTCCACTTCCGGCACAAGTTACCGTCGAGAATATTGCGCACGAGCGCTATTCCCGGAATCCCCGTATTGCCCGGGCATTGGCTGATATGGGCTATGTCCGGGAACTGAATGAAGGTGTTCCGCGTATATACAGCTCCATGCAGGAGGTCATGCTGGCCAAACCTGAATATACGGATACACACAATACAGTGACGCTTACGCTCCGCAATAAAGTGTCAGATCATAAAGAAACGATTCTTGGCGAAGTGCTCGATCAGGTCAGTTCCATGTGGAAATCATTCAACCCTAGCCAAAAACAGATCATTTCTATTTTGTTCGAATGCCAGGAAGCCACTGTTGATCAGCTGGAAGACAGCATGGAGCTTACCAAACAGTCTGTACGCTATAATTTACGATATCTGCTAAAGATTGGTGTTTTAGAACGGGTCAGCGAAAAAGAGCGCGATCCACAGGCAATTTATCGCTTCAGAAGCGGTTAA
- a CDS encoding SDR family oxidoreductase: MNDHKKRIAIVTGATSGIGEATARKFIAGGMQVVGCGRTKEKLVALEQELGDRFYGVAGDASNEEVLDRLFEAAHEEFGREADIVVANAGRGLGGSVREADLAQLKELIDLNITGTTYLIQKAAQRMVEIQKTAFPESAADIVIIGSVVGRHISPFSAVYGASKFAVHALAEALRRDVGPQGVRVSLVQPGIVISGFQAVANYSDELVDSFHEKFGPLPECSDIADAIHHVVTLPPHINISDIVVRPTRQDYP; this comes from the coding sequence ATGAACGATCACAAAAAACGGATCGCCATTGTAACAGGAGCAACATCAGGAATCGGCGAAGCCACGGCACGTAAATTTATCGCCGGCGGTATGCAGGTTGTGGGCTGCGGCCGGACGAAAGAAAAGCTGGTTGCGCTTGAACAGGAACTGGGAGACCGATTTTACGGTGTGGCCGGAGATGCTTCAAATGAAGAGGTGCTGGACCGGTTGTTTGAGGCAGCTCATGAAGAGTTCGGCCGGGAAGCGGATATTGTGGTGGCAAATGCCGGCCGCGGGCTCGGCGGGTCGGTAAGAGAGGCCGATCTCGCACAGTTGAAGGAGCTGATCGATCTTAATATCACTGGCACGACTTATCTGATTCAGAAAGCGGCGCAGCGCATGGTTGAAATACAGAAAACCGCGTTCCCGGAATCAGCCGCCGATATTGTCATTATCGGTTCCGTGGTCGGCCGCCATATTTCGCCCTTCAGTGCGGTATACGGGGCATCAAAATTTGCGGTTCATGCGCTGGCCGAAGCTTTGCGTCGCGATGTTGGCCCGCAGGGCGTGCGTGTTTCTCTGGTACAACCGGGCATTGTCATCAGCGGATTTCAGGCGGTTGCAAACTACAGTGACGAACTGGTGGACAGTTTTCATGAAAAATTCGGACCGTTACCGGAGTGCAGTGATATCGCCGATGCAATTCATCATGTAGTCACACTGCCGCCGCACATCAACATCAGCGATATTGTGGTACGTCCCACCCGCCAGGATTATCCCTGA
- a CDS encoding site-specific DNA-methyltransferase encodes MPTLDWIGKDAVIRHHKEVEFRLLEPDAALSHGDESDGNLIVQGDNLHALKALLPKYAGRVKCIYIDPPYNTGNEGWIYNDKVNSPEINRWLGQTVGKEAEDLSRHDKWLCMMYPRLVLLKQFLSDDGAIFVSIDDNEVASLRLLMDEIFGKKNFVETIIWQKNYAPKASAKHFSEAHDYIVVYKGIGNWGRNLIPRSEKQNKNYKNYDNDPRGLWRPNNLAARNYYSKGTYSIKCPSGRVIDGPPSGSYWRVSEEKFWELDRDGRIWWGKDGNNVPAPKIFLNEVQDGVVPMSLWFYDDVGHTQEAKRDLLEVLSFAGSDDVFITPKPTRLIQRILQIASDKDSIILDSFAGSGTTGHAVLKQNAADGGNRKFILVEMEEQIAANITAERVRRVAAGYTDAKGNDVPGLGSGFQFCRLSDEPLFNEFGDIRDDVTFTQLADFVWFSETGRGRDGAGGPPAVRQDAGKIEESPRLGIHENRAIYLLFNGILGDRRPQGGNILTKAVLDSLPPYDGPKTIYAAATRLGPAALQRENIVFKQTPYAIEV; translated from the coding sequence ATGCCCACGCTCGACTGGATTGGAAAAGACGCCGTAATCCGCCACCACAAAGAGGTGGAATTCCGACTATTGGAACCCGACGCCGCCCTGTCGCACGGCGACGAATCCGACGGAAATCTGATTGTGCAGGGCGACAATCTGCACGCCCTCAAAGCCCTGCTGCCGAAATATGCCGGACGCGTCAAATGCATCTATATCGACCCGCCCTACAACACCGGCAACGAAGGCTGGATCTATAACGACAAAGTCAACTCCCCCGAAATCAACCGCTGGCTCGGCCAGACCGTCGGCAAAGAAGCCGAAGACCTCTCCCGCCACGACAAATGGCTCTGCATGATGTATCCGCGCCTCGTCCTACTCAAACAGTTCCTCTCCGACGACGGCGCAATCTTTGTCTCCATCGACGACAACGAAGTCGCGTCGCTACGGCTACTGATGGATGAGATTTTCGGGAAGAAGAATTTTGTAGAAACCATTATTTGGCAAAAAAACTATGCGCCAAAAGCTTCTGCCAAGCATTTTTCAGAAGCTCATGACTACATTGTTGTCTACAAAGGAATCGGCAATTGGGGACGGAACCTAATTCCGCGCTCAGAAAAACAGAATAAAAATTACAAAAATTATGATAATGATCCGAGAGGACTTTGGAGGCCAAACAATCTCGCCGCTCGAAATTATTATAGTAAAGGTACGTACTCTATAAAATGTCCTTCCGGTCGTGTTATTGATGGACCGCCTTCTGGTTCGTATTGGCGAGTATCAGAGGAAAAATTTTGGGAGCTTGATCGTGATGGCAGAATTTGGTGGGGCAAAGATGGTAATAATGTTCCTGCCCCAAAAATCTTCTTAAATGAAGTGCAAGATGGCGTGGTACCAATGAGTCTATGGTTTTATGATGATGTTGGCCATACTCAGGAAGCAAAAAGAGATTTGCTTGAGGTGCTCTCCTTCGCTGGATCCGATGACGTTTTCATCACCCCCAAACCCACGCGTTTGATTCAGCGGATTCTGCAGATTGCGAGCGACAAAGATTCGATCATACTCGACAGCTTTGCGGGATCGGGGACGACGGGTCACGCGGTGCTGAAGCAGAATGCGGCGGACGGCGGAAACCGGAAGTTTATATTGGTGGAGATGGAGGAGCAGATTGCGGCAAATATTACAGCGGAACGGGTGAGGCGCGTGGCAGCAGGTTATACCGATGCCAAAGGCAACGACGTTCCAGGCCTTGGAAGCGGCTTCCAGTTTTGCCGATTGAGCGATGAGCCGCTGTTTAATGAGTTCGGCGATATCCGCGACGATGTCACCTTTACCCAGCTCGCCGATTTTGTCTGGTTTTCAGAAACCGGCCGCGGCAGGGACGGGGCAGGCGGGCCGCCTGCGGTACGGCAGGATGCCGGCAAAATCGAAGAATCTCCAAGGCTTGGAATACACGAAAACCGGGCCATCTACCTGTTGTTCAACGGCATTCTGGGCGATCGCCGGCCGCAGGGCGGAAATATTCTGACGAAGGCGGTTTTGGATTCTTTACCGCCGTACGATGGCCCGAAAACGATTTATGCGGCCGCCACGCGCCTCGGCCCGGCGGCGCTCCAGCGCGAAAACATTGTGTTCAAACAGACCCCGTATGCGATTGAGGTTTAG
- a CDS encoding SpoIIE family protein phosphatase: protein MPLKEEEYGDLLENLMVNNTDVIYFKDLQSRFIKINEACAHKHGFLSADEIVGKTDFDLWSEEHARQAFEREQRIIATGIPQNSFEEREVWPDGRITWVSSTKMPLRDGEGNIIGTFGVSRDITLRKEAELRIRQYAEDLKNMTDELEEDVRMAGKLQKSFFTGGYPIFTNENGNCIEFMHRFVLNRQITGDYCAFFRISDTQAGIFICDINGSGIRAALGTALIRGLIQELSICADDPGKFLQRMNNLLRPLLTVEELSLGATACYMAVDLKSGLVRLANAGHPMPIYFRQEYSASWFSEENGIIGKPLALEPDVEYPVVERSIEPGDTVIAFTDGLYTVRNRMDDEYGLKRLLDSAHSWAGEPLEDVFDGLEGDVHAFAGTGKYTDDVCLIGFKLKQLLD, encoded by the coding sequence GCACACAAACACGGATTTCTTTCTGCGGATGAAATTGTCGGGAAAACGGATTTCGACCTGTGGTCGGAAGAACATGCACGTCAGGCCTTCGAGCGCGAACAGCGCATTATCGCCACCGGTATACCACAGAACTCATTCGAAGAACGGGAAGTCTGGCCGGATGGACGGATCACCTGGGTATCCTCCACCAAAATGCCGTTGCGCGACGGAGAAGGAAACATTATCGGTACCTTTGGCGTTTCGCGTGATATCACGTTGCGCAAAGAGGCCGAGCTCCGAATTCGTCAATATGCCGAAGACCTCAAAAACATGACTGATGAGCTGGAAGAGGACGTCCGTATGGCCGGCAAGCTTCAGAAAAGTTTTTTCACCGGCGGCTATCCCATTTTTACCAATGAAAATGGAAACTGCATCGAGTTTATGCATCGCTTTGTGCTCAACCGGCAGATCACCGGCGACTACTGCGCATTTTTTAGGATTTCCGATACGCAGGCCGGAATATTTATCTGCGATATCAATGGATCGGGCATTCGCGCCGCGCTTGGAACGGCGCTGATCCGCGGCCTGATTCAGGAGCTCAGCATCTGTGCCGATGATCCCGGAAAATTTCTCCAGCGCATGAATAATCTGCTCCGTCCGTTGCTCACTGTTGAAGAACTTTCTCTCGGGGCCACGGCTTGCTATATGGCTGTTGATCTTAAAAGCGGATTGGTTCGGCTGGCCAATGCCGGTCATCCCATGCCGATCTATTTCCGTCAGGAATATTCGGCATCCTGGTTTTCCGAGGAAAACGGTATCATCGGTAAGCCGCTGGCGCTTGAGCCCGATGTTGAATATCCCGTGGTTGAACGGAGCATCGAGCCCGGTGACACTGTGATCGCCTTCACCGACGGACTTTATACCGTCCGGAACCGGATGGACGACGAATACGGTCTCAAGCGCCTGCTTGATTCGGCACACAGTTGGGCCGGTGAGCCACTCGAAGATGTCTTCGACGGACTCGAAGGCGATGTGCACGCCTTTGCCGGTACGGGAAAATATACCGACGATGTCTGCCTGATCGGGTTCAAACTCAAACAGCTGCTGGATTAA
- a CDS encoding phospholipase D-like domain-containing protein yields MTTFLHNRQIYEEVIQGLIPEAAEYIWIATADIKDMHVSDHGNFRPFLGILSDLVGRGVGIRLLHAKEPGENFRRDFDCYPNLIQGLERNICPRVHLKTIVVDGRAAYLGSANLTGAGMGAKSANRRNFESGILTRDPQLLAGIMNQFDEIWMGARCDACQRRSFCADPIA; encoded by the coding sequence ATGACCACTTTTCTTCACAACCGGCAGATTTATGAAGAGGTCATTCAGGGGCTCATTCCCGAGGCCGCAGAATATATCTGGATCGCTACTGCGGACATCAAAGATATGCATGTCTCCGATCACGGGAATTTTCGTCCGTTTCTCGGGATTCTCTCTGATTTAGTGGGCCGCGGGGTTGGAATTCGTCTGCTGCACGCCAAGGAGCCCGGAGAAAATTTCCGACGTGATTTCGACTGTTATCCGAACCTTATCCAAGGACTGGAACGCAACATTTGCCCGCGTGTACACCTCAAAACCATTGTGGTTGACGGCCGCGCCGCCTACCTCGGTTCCGCCAACCTCACCGGAGCCGGCATGGGGGCGAAAAGTGCCAATCGCCGGAATTTTGAATCCGGTATTCTCACCCGGGACCCGCAACTGCTTGCCGGCATCATGAACCAGTTCGATGAAATATGGATGGGCGCCCGGTGCGACGCCTGCCAACGCCGCAGTTTCTGCGCGGATCCCATTGCTTGA
- a CDS encoding DEAD/DEAH box helicase, whose protein sequence is MNTFTPKNYQQSALNSIEQYFRTCRSMGNADYAFQETTKELWGRKSAFTPLTGFPEDMPYFCLRIPTGGGKTFLAAKSVALVNNHLLFNEHGVILWLVPSKAIRDQTLAGLRNREHPYHAALREAGPVSVLSLEEAKDLSRSTLDTSTVVIVATRQAFQVENEENRKVYESSGSLMPLFSDLTEEQKDDLLKDADGTLPFSLANALRLRRPFVIVDEAHNSRTELAFDTLAKFKPAGIMELTATPDTEKTPSNVLHAVSAVELKREQMIKLPIELEVEADEQRCLNLAINQREMLSQAAIQEQREGAPYLRPLVLIQSEPKSKTKETRHAEWVKNELMSNHNIPAEEIVIATGSERGLEALAEEFDGGIFSENCPVKFVITQKALAEGWDCAFAYVLVSLAGIRSATAVEQLLGRILRQPQAAHRTTEALNRSYAFVVSHDFGETAAALRDSLVQTAGFNRHDAAEFVAALKPEQAKLDLSSGRIRFTPVEVKVSEELNLSAISRPTRRKLNWNKKDKTLTFTAPLSEAETLEVQTAAIMDSSRETIATAGAASRNEAVKIFHTPSEKGLAFRVPQLEVMIDGELRIFDEPEALDYPWELPLYQAGITESQLAKLNGGGKIAEAGLIDIDEEKGRVQTRFTLELTRDLGLSYHPEHWDEAKLAAWFCRQLNDPYITHASKRAFVAQWITSLLEQGGLDLAAVNRKKFDLRNLLEERINELRKEAVHTAYQQFLFTDNVNDRVRVGSEYHFEFHPDAYAPSRVDEGEFGDYVFEHHFYPRIGSFDSGEEYQCACWLDRQPEIEFWVRNLVGKNEASFFLQTATKKFYPDFVCKLKDGRILIVEYKGADRWNNAEPDRLVGQLWEELSDGTGLFVMVTEKRWADIRAKF, encoded by the coding sequence ATGAACACATTTACCCCGAAAAACTATCAGCAAAGCGCTCTCAACAGTATTGAGCAGTATTTCCGAACCTGCCGGAGCATGGGCAATGCAGACTATGCTTTTCAGGAAACTACGAAGGAACTTTGGGGACGGAAATCGGCTTTTACGCCGCTGACAGGTTTTCCGGAAGATATGCCCTATTTCTGTCTGCGGATTCCCACCGGCGGCGGCAAAACCTTTCTGGCGGCCAAAAGTGTGGCGCTGGTGAACAATCATCTGCTGTTCAACGAACACGGCGTCATCCTCTGGCTGGTGCCGTCGAAGGCGATCCGCGACCAGACGCTGGCGGGACTGCGCAACCGGGAGCATCCCTATCATGCCGCCCTGCGTGAAGCCGGGCCGGTTTCGGTGCTCAGTCTGGAGGAAGCAAAGGATCTGAGCCGCTCCACCCTCGATACCAGCACCGTGGTCATTGTTGCCACCCGTCAGGCGTTCCAGGTGGAAAACGAGGAAAACCGGAAAGTCTATGAAAGCAGCGGGTCCCTGATGCCGCTGTTCAGCGATCTGACCGAAGAACAGAAAGATGATCTGCTCAAGGACGCCGACGGCACCCTCCCCTTTTCGCTGGCCAATGCCTTGCGGCTGCGTCGCCCGTTCGTGATTGTGGACGAAGCCCATAACAGCCGGACCGAACTCGCCTTCGACACGTTGGCCAAATTTAAACCGGCGGGCATCATGGAATTGACTGCCACGCCGGATACCGAAAAAACACCCAGCAATGTGCTGCACGCGGTTTCGGCGGTGGAACTCAAACGTGAGCAGATGATCAAGCTGCCGATCGAGCTGGAAGTGGAAGCCGACGAACAGCGCTGTCTTAATCTGGCAATCAATCAGCGCGAAATGCTCAGTCAGGCAGCAATTCAGGAACAGCGCGAAGGGGCACCCTATCTCCGCCCGCTGGTGCTGATCCAGTCGGAGCCGAAATCAAAAACCAAAGAAACGCGCCATGCCGAATGGGTGAAAAATGAACTGATGAGCAATCATAATATTCCCGCGGAGGAAATTGTGATTGCCACGGGCAGTGAACGCGGACTGGAAGCGCTGGCAGAGGAGTTTGATGGCGGTATTTTTTCCGAAAATTGCCCGGTCAAATTTGTGATTACCCAGAAAGCGCTGGCCGAAGGCTGGGACTGCGCGTTTGCCTATGTGCTGGTCAGTTTGGCCGGCATCCGCAGCGCCACGGCGGTGGAACAGCTGCTGGGCCGTATTCTGCGCCAGCCGCAGGCCGCGCACCGAACCACCGAAGCCCTCAACCGTTCGTATGCGTTTGTGGTTTCGCACGATTTCGGCGAAACCGCTGCCGCCCTGCGCGACAGCCTCGTGCAGACCGCCGGCTTTAACCGGCACGATGCGGCCGAATTTGTCGCCGCACTAAAACCCGAACAGGCGAAACTCGATCTGTCCAGCGGGCGCATCCGCTTCACTCCTGTGGAGGTTAAAGTTTCTGAAGAACTGAACCTTTCCGCCATATCCCGGCCGACCCGCCGGAAACTGAATTGGAATAAAAAGGATAAAACGCTGACGTTTACGGCCCCGTTAAGCGAAGCCGAAACGCTTGAAGTCCAGACCGCGGCCATCATGGACTCCAGCCGGGAAACCATCGCCACCGCCGGTGCCGCCAGTCGCAACGAAGCCGTAAAGATTTTCCACACCCCTTCGGAAAAGGGGCTCGCCTTCCGGGTTCCGCAGCTGGAAGTGATGATTGACGGTGAACTTCGGATCTTTGATGAACCCGAGGCGCTGGACTATCCCTGGGAGCTTCCGCTGTATCAGGCGGGGATCACGGAATCACAGTTGGCCAAACTGAACGGAGGCGGAAAAATTGCGGAAGCGGGCCTCATTGATATCGATGAAGAAAAGGGCCGGGTGCAGACCCGGTTCACGCTGGAACTGACGCGTGATCTCGGGTTGAGTTACCACCCGGAGCACTGGGATGAAGCTAAACTGGCGGCCTGGTTCTGCCGGCAGCTGAACGATCCCTACATCACCCATGCGAGTAAACGTGCTTTCGTGGCGCAGTGGATCACCAGCCTGCTGGAACAGGGCGGACTGGATCTCGCCGCCGTAAACCGGAAAAAATTTGACTTGCGCAACCTCCTCGAAGAACGCATCAACGAGCTGAGAAAAGAGGCGGTGCATACGGCCTATCAGCAGTTTCTCTTTACCGACAACGTTAATGACCGGGTGCGGGTGGGCTCTGAATATCATTTCGAATTTCATCCTGATGCCTACGCACCATCACGCGTGGATGAAGGGGAGTTTGGCGACTATGTATTTGAGCACCATTTCTACCCCCGTATCGGTTCCTTTGACTCCGGAGAAGAGTATCAGTGCGCCTGCTGGCTGGACCGGCAGCCGGAAATCGAATTCTGGGTCCGCAATCTCGTTGGCAAAAACGAGGCCTCCTTTTTCCTCCAGACGGCCACGAAAAAATTCTATCCCGATTTTGTCTGTAAACTGAAAGATGGCCGTATTCTTATCGTGGAATACAAAGGGGCCGATCGCTGGAACAATGCAGAACCCGACCGGCTGGTCGGCCAGCTCTGGGAAGAGCTGAGTGACGGCACCGGCCTTTTCGTGATGGTGACGGAAAAACGCTGGGCGGATATTCGTGCGAAATTCTGA